In Paenibacillus larvae subsp. larvae, the following proteins share a genomic window:
- the purK gene encoding 5-(carboxyamino)imidazole ribonucleotide synthase, whose product MAAPIKTKSGESGSVTLPGSTIGILGGGQLGRMMALAGRNMGYRFVTLDPIEDAPCSQVADRQITASYEDRKAARELAHSADLITYEFENVNAEVTALLERESHVPQGSRLLYLTQHRIREKQAIEAAGVKVAPYRRVTTYPELLEAIEALGLPAVLKTVTGGYDGKGQRMIRNLEESKPAFTELSRIHHEFVLEAFVPFSKELSIIAARNQRGEIKVFPVAENTHVNHILHTSVVPARIPGDALKKAEQIAMKLAGALELVGLLAVELFYTGDGELYVNELAPRPHNSGHYTMEACRTSQFEQHIRAICNLPLGSSDLISPVVMVNILGEHLQPLIQWISQADRLPADPDMEIKLHLYGKHEAKQKRKMGHLNLIGASPEVCFSWMKKTGIWGQ is encoded by the coding sequence ATGGCAGCACCCATAAAAACGAAATCAGGCGAATCCGGTTCTGTTACCTTACCGGGCAGCACAATAGGTATCCTTGGTGGAGGCCAGTTAGGGAGAATGATGGCATTAGCCGGACGGAATATGGGATACCGCTTCGTAACCCTGGACCCTATTGAGGATGCCCCGTGCAGCCAGGTGGCCGACCGCCAAATAACCGCTTCTTACGAAGATAGGAAAGCCGCCAGGGAACTCGCCCATTCGGCAGATCTAATTACGTACGAATTTGAAAATGTAAATGCCGAAGTAACAGCACTTCTGGAAAGGGAAAGTCATGTTCCCCAGGGAAGCCGCCTGCTTTACCTGACCCAGCACCGGATTAGGGAGAAGCAGGCCATCGAGGCGGCAGGAGTGAAGGTAGCGCCCTACCGGCGAGTAACAACATACCCGGAACTGCTGGAAGCTATAGAGGCGCTTGGCCTTCCGGCCGTTCTCAAAACGGTAACGGGCGGATACGACGGAAAGGGCCAGAGGATGATCCGGAATCTGGAAGAAAGCAAACCGGCATTCACTGAGCTTAGCCGGATACATCATGAATTTGTTCTAGAAGCTTTCGTTCCCTTCTCCAAAGAACTCTCTATTATTGCAGCGCGAAATCAAAGAGGGGAGATCAAAGTTTTTCCTGTTGCGGAAAATACACATGTAAACCATATCCTCCATACGTCTGTAGTACCGGCCCGGATCCCTGGGGATGCACTAAAAAAAGCGGAGCAAATAGCTATGAAACTGGCAGGAGCGCTGGAGCTTGTGGGATTGCTTGCGGTAGAGCTGTTTTATACCGGGGATGGAGAACTTTACGTGAACGAATTGGCACCCAGGCCCCATAATTCCGGTCATTATACGATGGAAGCCTGCCGGACATCCCAATTCGAACAGCACATCCGGGCCATCTGCAATTTGCCGCTTGGATCGAGCGATTTAATTTCACCTGTAGTCATGGTAAATATTCTGGGAGAGCACCTGCAACCTCTGATACAATGGATAAGTCAGGCTGACCGGTTGCCTGCGGACCCGGATATGGAAATAAAGCTTCACTTGTACGGAAAACATGAAGCCAAACAAAAACGTAAAATGGGTCATCTCAATCTGATCGGAGCCTCACCGGAAGTCTGTTTCAGCTGGATGAAGAAGACAGGCATTTGGGGACAGTAA